AAAAATGCATCTCCACCTCCCGCCAATACAACCGGTTTATTTCACACAGCAATTTTGTATCCGACGCGAAAAGACCTGGCAGTTATCCTTCAACGGTTGCGCGATGCCAGGTATCCTTTAACAGGCGCTTCAGACCACGGGGTATCTGAGGCGCTCTATCTAAACGATCCTGATCTTAATGGTGTAGAGCTTTATTGGGACCGTCCAAAGGACTTGTGGCCCAAAAATGCTGACGGGTCACTCAATATGTTTACACGGCCACTCGACCTGGACAACTTACTAAATGAAGCGTCTCACAAATAACTTGATGCTCTGTTTTAAGTAGCCCTAAGTTTTTTCTCGTTCTTCTTTCGTAAGAAGCAAATATTGCTCATGTTTCATTTCCATATAACAGGCTCTTTTTGTAAGCTAAGCGTCGCGCTTAAGAACAGTTTCGATTCGCCTGATACCTATGCCACACAGCTATGTATGGTGTGAAGATTTACAAATGGCGGGGAAGTGGCAAAAGGCGCACGATGGAGGTACCCCAAATTTGACAAGGCACTCTTTTTGCTGTCAATTAAAATACACCAGACTTTTTTAATGCTGATGAACATGGTCAACTAAATAACGCAGTTCTTCGGGTCCTGGCTTATGTTGAAGCTGCCCCACTTTTGATTGCTGTAGAAGACAGCCTGGCAAGATAGTATTCCCAAGGAAATTATTACAGAGGGGCCATATGGAGGCTGGCTTCATACGAATAAAGGGGTTGTAATTCGGATATTGGAGAGTGGAGATCGATCGATCGCCGAGTTTCTTCTTAGACCCGGATTACTCGACAACCTACAACTTCATAGGAAGGAAAATATTTCGAATGTGTATGGATTCCCGGAAGCTGTTGAACAAAAATCAGGAACAACGTATTTCTTCTACCCTGGTAAAAAATTAGTCGTTGCATGGGATAATGCCAAAGACCAAATTTCGGGTATTTATTTAGGAGATAATATAATTAAACAAGGTAATAATAAGTAAAAAAATAAGGAAATAATAGACAGTTACCTTTTTAGTGGGATTGTTGCCTTAGTTGGTGAGACAATGCGAGGTAGCTTGCTTGATGCGAAGTGGGAGATGATTAGTTCTAACCTTGATGGCAATATTTGGGAGCC
The Niastella koreensis GR20-10 genome window above contains:
- a CDS encoding VOC family protein, which gives rise to MELQPYVIPNNTRIGHVHLKVSDIQRSLDFYCGLLGFELTTTYGSEAAFISAGGYHHHIGLNTWYSKNASPPPANTTGLFHTAILYPTRKDLAVILQRLRDARYPLTGASDHGVSEALYLNDPDLNGVELYWDRPKDLWPKNADGSLNMFTRPLDLDNLLNEASHK